The sequence AATTTCCGGAAATGAATCAATAAATTTAAGAACATTTTGCAGTTCCATTTCTACAGGATTGCGAGCTGAAGCAACAGCCGCAATAGCGATTTTACTTCTTTGCCAGCTATCCTGAAAGTCTACTTCTGAAATGGAAACATTAAACTTTTGCTTGATCCTTGTCAAAACCCTCTGTAGAACGGCTCGTTTCTCTTTTAAAGAATGGGCATCATAAATGATGCATTCAAAGGCTAACAAGCCAACTATCATTAACGTCCCACTTCTTCCATAATATATGCTTCAATGACATCATTTTCTTTTACGTCATTATAGTTTTTAATGGTAATTCCACACTCATAACCTTGACTTACTTCTTTAACATCATCTTTGAAACGTTTAAGAGCGTCAATTTCTCCTTCAAAAATAACAACGCCATCACGAATCAAACGGACTCCGCTGTCTCTTGTTATTTTACCGTCAGTAATATAACTACCAGCAATCGTACCAACTTTAGATACTTTGAAAGTTTGACGAACTTCTGCCTGCCCAATAATTTTTTCTTCATATTCTGGATCAAGCATCCCTTGCATTGCCGCTTCTATTTCTTCAATAACTTTATAAATTATGCGGTGAAGACGAATATCTACCCCTTCCGCTTCAGCTGCATTTTTCGCATTGTTGTCGGGACGAACATTAAATCCAATGACAATAGCATTTGAAGCAGCTGCTAAACTAATATCGGATTCATTAATCGCTCCAACAGCTGTATGAATGATCTTAATTTTTACACCCTCTACATCAATTTTGTAAAGAGAAGCAGCTAGAGCTTCTGCAGTACCTTGCACATCTGCTTTAATGATAAGATTGAGTTCCTTCATTTCTCCTTCTTTCATATGTTCAAAGAGATTCTCAAGGCTGACTTTTGTTTTTTCACTTCGTTGAGCTTGAAGCGCGGTTGTAGCTCTTGCTTCACCGACTGCACGTGCAGTTTTCTCATCTTCAAATACGACAAAGCGGTCCCCTGCTTGCGGAACATCACTTAATCCTGTAATTTCAACTGGTGTAGAAGGACCTGCGTCTTTCACACGGCGACCTAAGTCATTGACCATAGCACGAACACGGCCAAATGTATTACCAACGACGATCGGGTCTCCTATTTTTAATGTACCATTTTGTACAAGTAATGTAGCCACAGAGCCTTTCCCTTTGTCTAGGCGTGCTTCGATAACGGTACCAACAGCCTTACGATTCGGATTCGCTTTGTATTCTTCTACTTCACTAACAAGCAAGATCATTTCAAGTAAGTCATCGATTCCTTCACCCGTTTTTGCTGAGAGGGGTACAAAAATGGTCTCTCCACCCCATGCCTCTGGAACAAGGCCATGCTCTGTTAATTCTTGCATTACCCGATCCGGGTTTGCAGCCGGTTTATCCATTTTATTAACAGCTACAATAATTGGAACTTCAGCTGCTTTAGCATGGTTTAACGCTTCAATCGTTTGTGGCATTACACCGTCATCAGCAGCAACGACTAGAATGGTGATATCTGTAATCTTTGCTCCTCTTGCACGCATTGTTGTAAAAGCAGCATGCCCAGGAGTATCCAAGAACGTAATTTTCTTTCCATTTTCTTCTACTTGGTAGGCACCAATGTGCTGAGTAATCCCACCTGCTTCTCCTGCTGTTACTTTCGTATGACGAATGGCATCAAGTGTTGTAGTTTTTCCGTGGTCAACGTGACCCATAATCGTTACAACAGAAGGTCTTTCTACTAGTTCTCCTTCACCGTCGTCTGTAAAATAAACTTCAAGATCTGTTGTGTCAATCTTGATTTCTTCTTCAACTTCTACGCCGTATTCGCCGGCAATTAATTCAATCGCATCTTTATCTAGTTCTTGGTTAATCGTTGCCATGACACCAAGCATAAATAATTTCTTAATAATCTCTGATGGTTCACGATATAACTTTTTCGCTAATTCACCAACCGTTAATGACTCACTAAACGTAATTTTTGCTGGTAATTCTTTTTCTTTTTTCTTCTCGGGTTGTGAATATTGATGAGTGTTTCTGTTATTGTTTTGATTTTTTCCTTTGTTTTTATTATTCTTGTTATTTTGGTTAAAGTTATTATTTTTACCTTTATGATTGCGATTATTCGTGTTTCCACTTTGATTCGTTGGTTTTTTCGGACCATTGTTCGCTTTTTGACTTCCTGCAGCAGCCTGACCCGAACTGCGATTCGCAGTATTTTGTGATGGATTTGGAGCCGTTTTTGGTTTATTTGATCCTGTTTCATTTCCAGTCTTATACGTACTATCTAATTTCTTCATTGCATCATCCTCTATAGTTGCCATATGGTTTGAAACTTCAATCCCGATCTCTTTTAACTTAGTAATTACATCTTTACTAGATACATTATGTTTTTTAGCGTATTCGTACACGCGCATTTTTCCCATTCTTTCACCCCCGCTGATATTCATCGAGCAGCGTTAACAACTTTTTTGCAAACCCTATGTCTAAAATGGAAACAACCACGCGGGCCTCTTTTCCAATCGCATGTCCAAGTATTTCTCGATTTTCAACAATTCTCATTGGAACATGGTAGGATTTACATTTATCTGTTATTTTTTTAGTCGTATTGGCAGATGCATCTGCCGATAACAGTACTAGTTTCGCTTTTCCGTTCCGAATTTCTTTAAGAGATAATTCTTCACCAGATATAATTTTCCCCGCTCGATTTGCTAAGCCTACTAATGAAATCCATCGTTGCTTATCCATTAGGATACAGAATTCCCTTCTTCAATCAATAGTAATAATTCTTCATATATTGAATCATCAATTGAAACTTGCAAGTGGTTAGCTAAAGTGTTCTTCTTTTTTGCTGTGAGAATTGTTTCTTTATCCAAGGTTAGGTATGCGCCCCTGCCAGATTTTTTACCTGTTACATCAACCGATACTTCTCCTTCTTTCGAACGAACGATGCGTATCAATTCTTTTTTAGGCCTCATTTCACCTGTTACAACACATTTACGTAAAGGAATTTTTTTTCGAGTTGCCACCTTTATTCCCTCCCTTGGTATTACTTCGGCTCTTGTTCATCGTGATCATCAAAGTGACTTAGAAGTTGATCTTGATCTTCAAATTCCAAAATATGCTCACTAGGATCACTTTCTTCATTATTCACTTCTTCGTTGTCGTAATTTAATAAAGAATCTTCACGAGGATAAATCCCCGCGGCTCGTGCGTCAGTTTCAGATTTAATATCGATTTTCCAACCTGTTAATTTCGCTGCAAGTCTTGCATTTTGTCCACGTTTACCTATTGCTAAAGATAATTGATAGTCAGGTACAATTACCGTTGTTGCTTTTCCATCTTCATCAACGATGACATCAAGAACTTTAGATGGGCTTAATGCATTAGCAACAAATACGATCGGATCAGGAGACCATTTTACAATATCAATTTTTTCACCTTTGAGCTCATTAACAATTGCTTGGACACGAGTCCCCTTCGGACCTACACAAGAACCGACTGCATCTACTTCAGGGTTATCACTATGAACAGAGATCTTCGAGCGATCTCCCGCTTCACGAGCAACGGACTTAATTTCTACAGTTCCATCATAGATCTCAGGAACTTCAATTTCAAACAATCTCTTTAATAGACCTGGATGTGTTCTTGATACATAGATTTGCGGCCCTTTTGTTGTCTTTTCAACTTTCGTTAGAAAAACCTTTATTCGATCGTGAGGTTTATATCTTTCATTAGGCATTTGTTCATTACTTGGTAAAATTGCTTCAATCTTTCCAAGACTGACATAAATAAATTTAGAATCTTGTCTTTGAACAATTCCTGTCATTATATCTTCTTCACGATCAATGAATTCCGAATAAATAATACTACGTTCCGCTTCACGTACCCGTTGCGTCACAACTTGTTTAGCAGTTTGCGCAGCTATTCGACCGAATTCTTTAGGTGTTACTTCCAGCTCTACTATGTCTTCCACTTGATAATTGGGGTTGATTTTTTTAGCATCTTCTAGTGAAATCTCTAGTCTTGGATCAAATACTTCATCCACGACTTCTTTACGTGCAAAAACGCGCATTGTCCCGGTGCCTAAATTAACATCAATCCTGACGTTTTGAGCTTGATTATAATTTCTGCGGTAAGCCGATATTAATGCTGCCTCGATTGCTTCAATTATAACATTTCGAGAAATGCCTTTTTCTTTTTCAAGTAAAATAAGAGCATCTAATAATTCACTGCTCATAAGAATGGTTCCCCCTTAAGTCTTTTCATCCTCTTATTATGAAAAGCTGACAGCGAGCCTTGCATTTGCAATCTTTTCATAAGGGATGGTTACAGTTGTCTTTCTTGTTTTTATTTTAATTTCGACAGAAACGATATTCCCGTCAAATTCTGTTAAAACTCCTTCAAACTCCTTTTCACCATCTAAGGGTTCGTACGTCTTAATATATACATTTTTTCCAATTGCCTTTTCGAAATCCTGTTTCTTTTTTAAAGGACGCTCCGCTCCTGGTGAAGATACTTCTAGAAAATAGTTATGTGTGATCGGATCAATTTCATCTAATTTTTCACTTAATCTTTCACTAACCATCCCGCATTCTTCAATGTCAACACCACTTGGTTTATCAATAAAAACACGCAGAAACCAATCTTTTCCTTCTTTTACATATTCAACATCCACTAATTCGAGCTCCATCTCATCTAATATGGGCGTCACTAATTGACCTACAGTATCAATGACCTTGCTCATAGAATCCCTCCTTTACTAAAGGCAAAAACTTTTTAAGAAATGATAAAACTCCTGTAAGTGGCTTGCTATCTATTACATGTTGCAAAATAGATAGCGAGGGAACAGGAGTTACGAATCAAGCGTATTGTAAATAAAGCGGGATGAAAACAATCGTAAACAATACGAAAGAGTGGGTTTCCCCACTCTTAATTACCAGAGTTATCCTTAGTATTTCCAATAAAACTATAACATATCCAAAACTTTAATGCAATTAGAACAACGAAAGTTGGTTTTGGTCTGGAAGTGCCTCTAGACAACCCTGTTGTTCGAGAAATTCCATGATCGTTTTTGAAACCTTCCCTCTTGTTTGCAGATCTTCTTTTGAAAGAAATTCACCTTGTTCTCGTGCTTTAACAATATTGAAGGCCGCATTCGTTCCAAGACCTGGAATCGCATTAAACGGAGGGATTAGCGTATTCCCATCAATAATAAATTCATTTGCACTTGAACGATACAAATCGACCGTTGTAAATGAAAAACCACGCTCACACATCTCAAGAGCAATTTCTAAAACAGTTAATAAACTTTTCTCTTTAGGGGCTGCATCAAGACCTTTTGCGTTAATTTCCTCCACTCTTGCGCGAATGGCATTTGAGCCTTTTGCCATTGAATCAAGATCAAAATCTTCTGCACGTACAGTGAAATAGGCAGCATAATAGAGAATCGGATGGTGAACTTTAAAGTAAGCAACACGAACCCCCATTAATACATAGGCAGCTGCGTGGGCCTTAGGGAACATATATTTTATTTTCTTACAAGAATCAATATACCATTCTGGAACTTCATTCTTTCTCATTTCCGCTTCCATTTCATCTGTTAAGCCTTTCCCTTTACGTACGGATTCCATGATTTTAAAGGCTAAGGAAGGTTCTAAGCCTTGATAGATTAAATAAACCATAATGTCATCCCGACAACCGATTACCTCTGGCAGTGTACAAATATTATTATGAATAAGCTCTTGTGCATTTCCAAGCCATACATCTGTACCATGGGATAGACCAGAAATTTGAACTAGTTCAGAAAAAGTTGTTGGTTTTGTATCTTCAAGCATTTGACGAACAAATCGTGTACCAAATTCAGGTATTCCCAGTGTCCCTGTTTTACATATAATTTGTTCTTCGGTCACACCTAAACTTTCTGGACTACTATATATTTTCATGACTTCAGGGTCATCAGTTGGAATTGTTTTAGGATCAATCCCACTCAAATCCTGTAGCATTCTAATGACAGTCGGATCATCGTGTCCGAGAATATCCAGTTTCAAAACATTATCATGGATGGAATGGAAATCAAAATGAGTCGTTCTCCATTCCGCTTTTCGATCATCTGCTGGAAACTGAATCGGTGTAAAATCATAAACATCCATATAATCTGGGATAACGATGATCCCACCGGGGTGTTGTCCTGTTGTCCGCTTTACACCTGTACAGCCTGATGCAAGTCTTTCCACTTCAGCGCCACGGAGTTGAAGATTGTGGTCTTGTTGATACCCCTTAACATAACCGAAAGCCGTTTTATCTGCGACTGTACCAATCGTACCTGCACGATAAACATAATCTTCTCCAAACAGTACTTTTGTATAATCATGAGCGCGTGGCTGATATTCACCAGAAAAATTTAAATCGATATCAGGAACTTTATCTCCTTTAAAACCTAGGAAGGTTTC is a genomic window of Niallia sp. XMNu-256 containing:
- a CDS encoding DUF503 family protein gives rise to the protein MIVGLLAFECIIYDAHSLKEKRAVLQRVLTRIKQKFNVSISEVDFQDSWQRSKIAIAAVASARNPVEMELQNVLKFIDSFPEIERTITGIEWL
- the infB gene encoding translation initiation factor IF-2, yielding MGKMRVYEYAKKHNVSSKDVITKLKEIGIEVSNHMATIEDDAMKKLDSTYKTGNETGSNKPKTAPNPSQNTANRSSGQAAAGSQKANNGPKKPTNQSGNTNNRNHKGKNNNFNQNNKNNKNKGKNQNNNRNTHQYSQPEKKKEKELPAKITFSESLTVGELAKKLYREPSEIIKKLFMLGVMATINQELDKDAIELIAGEYGVEVEEEIKIDTTDLEVYFTDDGEGELVERPSVVTIMGHVDHGKTTTLDAIRHTKVTAGEAGGITQHIGAYQVEENGKKITFLDTPGHAAFTTMRARGAKITDITILVVAADDGVMPQTIEALNHAKAAEVPIIVAVNKMDKPAANPDRVMQELTEHGLVPEAWGGETIFVPLSAKTGEGIDDLLEMILLVSEVEEYKANPNRKAVGTVIEARLDKGKGSVATLLVQNGTLKIGDPIVVGNTFGRVRAMVNDLGRRVKDAGPSTPVEITGLSDVPQAGDRFVVFEDEKTARAVGEARATTALQAQRSEKTKVSLENLFEHMKEGEMKELNLIIKADVQGTAEALAASLYKIDVEGVKIKIIHTAVGAINESDISLAAASNAIVIGFNVRPDNNAKNAAEAEGVDIRLHRIIYKVIEEIEAAMQGMLDPEYEEKIIGQAEVRQTFKVSKVGTIAGSYITDGKITRDSGVRLIRDGVVIFEGEIDALKRFKDDVKEVSQGYECGITIKNYNDVKENDVIEAYIMEEVGR
- a CDS encoding YlxQ family RNA-binding protein, yielding MDKQRWISLVGLANRAGKIISGEELSLKEIRNGKAKLVLLSADASANTTKKITDKCKSYHVPMRIVENREILGHAIGKEARVVVSILDIGFAKKLLTLLDEYQRG
- a CDS encoding YlxR family protein produces the protein MATRKKIPLRKCVVTGEMRPKKELIRIVRSKEGEVSVDVTGKKSGRGAYLTLDKETILTAKKKNTLANHLQVSIDDSIYEELLLLIEEGNSVS
- the nusA gene encoding transcription termination factor NusA, translating into MSSELLDALILLEKEKGISRNVIIEAIEAALISAYRRNYNQAQNVRIDVNLGTGTMRVFARKEVVDEVFDPRLEISLEDAKKINPNYQVEDIVELEVTPKEFGRIAAQTAKQVVTQRVREAERSIIYSEFIDREEDIMTGIVQRQDSKFIYVSLGKIEAILPSNEQMPNERYKPHDRIKVFLTKVEKTTKGPQIYVSRTHPGLLKRLFEIEVPEIYDGTVEIKSVAREAGDRSKISVHSDNPEVDAVGSCVGPKGTRVQAIVNELKGEKIDIVKWSPDPIVFVANALSPSKVLDVIVDEDGKATTVIVPDYQLSLAIGKRGQNARLAAKLTGWKIDIKSETDARAAGIYPREDSLLNYDNEEVNNEESDPSEHILEFEDQDQLLSHFDDHDEQEPK
- the rimP gene encoding ribosome maturation factor RimP — encoded protein: MSKVIDTVGQLVTPILDEMELELVDVEYVKEGKDWFLRVFIDKPSGVDIEECGMVSERLSEKLDEIDPITHNYFLEVSSPGAERPLKKKQDFEKAIGKNVYIKTYEPLDGEKEFEGVLTEFDGNIVSVEIKIKTRKTTVTIPYEKIANARLAVSFS